The following coding sequences are from one Motacilla alba alba isolate MOTALB_02 chromosome 4, Motacilla_alba_V1.0_pri, whole genome shotgun sequence window:
- the LOC119700926 gene encoding uncharacterized protein LOC119700926, whose translation MAAGPLPPARPLSPACGGAAAGARRAEETGAGAGRRRRAVPGPRRGERGHSRGRVGDHGPAPAAARRNQPPRPLYPLFFPFFSLLGFTAALRREKEESAWESGASGGDLRVRASGRCVTPLFLASGQWGFIRRPSFGGTDPRGQPEQGSAAARAGAGAKKFMDGRRAGRASAMEQGVLEPPPCCFGERGPVRPAALRASPGFALRPLSGR comes from the exons atggcggcggggccgctcccgcccgcccgcccgctcTCACCTGCAtgcg gaggagcggcGGCCGGGGCGCGCAGGGCGGAGGAGAcgggggcgggcgcggggaggcggcggcgggcggtgccggggccgcggcggggggAGCGCGGGCACTCGCGGGGCCGTGTCGGCGATCACGGACCGGCTCCGGCAGCGGCGCGAAGGAACCAACCCCCCCGTCCCCTTTACCCCCTCTTTTTCCCGTTCTTTTCCCTCCTCGGTTTCACGGCCGCGCTGcggagggagaaggaagagtcCGCTTGGGAATCCGGGGCGAGCGGCGGGGATTTGAGAGTGCGGGCATCGGGCCGGTGTGTGACACCTTTGTTTCTCGCCTCTGGGCAGTGGGGTTTTATTCGGCGCCCAAGTTTCGGTGGCACGGATCCTCGTGGGCAGCCGGAGCAGGGAAGTGCag ctgcccgagctggtgctggagccaAGAAGTTCATGGATGGCCGGAGAGCGGGAAGGGCCTCGGCGATGGAGCAGGGGGTGTTG GAGCCGCCGCCATGTTGCTTCGGGGAAAGGGGACCAGTTCGGCCTGCAGCGCTGCGAGCCAGCCCCGGGTTCGCCCTGAGGCCCCTCTCAGGCCGCTGA
- the CNOT6L gene encoding CCR4-NOT transcription complex subunit 6-like isoform X1 → MPKEKYDPPDPRRIYTIMSAEEVANGKKSHWAELEISGRVRSLSTSLWSLTHLTALHLNDNNLTRIPPDIAKLHNLVYLDLSSNKLRSLPAELGNMVSLRELLLNNNLLRVLPYELGRLFQLQTLGLKGNPLSQDILSLYQDPDGTRKLLNYMLDNLAVHPEQLPPRPWITLKERDQILPSASFTVMCYNVLCDKYATRQLYGYCPSWALNWEYRKKGIMEEIVNCDADIISLQEVETEQYFTLFLPALKERGYDGFFSPKSRAKIMSEQEKKHVDGCAIFFKTEKFTLVQKHTVEFNQVAMANSEGSEAMLNRVMTKDNIGVAVVLEVHKELFGASMKSLHVDKQLLIVANAHMHWDPEYSDVKLIQTMMFVSELKNILEKASSRPSSPTADPNSIPLVLCADLNSLPDSGVVEYLSNGIVADNHKDFKELRYNECLMNFSGNGKNGASEGRITHGFQLKSAYENNLMPYTNYTFDFKGVIDYIFYSNTHMNVLGVLGPLDPQWLVDNNITGCPHPHIPSDHFSLLTQLELQPPLLPLVNGVHLPSRSRKLHL, encoded by the exons atgccaaaggaaaaatatgatCCTCCAGATCCTCGCAGAATTTACACCATCATGTCGGCGGAAGAGGTGGCCAACGGGAAGAAGTCGCACTGGGCTGAATTAGAGATCTCGG GGAGAGTGCGGAGCTTGAGCACGTCGCTGTGGTCGCTGACGCACCTGACTGCTCTGCACCTCAATGACAACAACCTTACTCGCATTCCACCTGATATTGCCAAGCTTCACAATCTGGTTTACCTGGATCTCTCATCCAACAAACTCAGAAGTTTACCAGCAGAACTAGGAAACATGGTGTCTCTCAG ggaattgcttttaaataacaATCTGTTACGGGTTTTGCCTTATGAACTTGGACGGCTCTTCCAGCTGCAAACCCTGGGTTTGAAAG GCAATCCTTTATCCCAAGATATTCTCAGCCTCTACCAGGATCCAGACGGAACCCGAAAGCTACTGAACTACATGCTTGACAATCTAGCAG ttcatccagagcagctgcctccaAGGCCATGGATTACTTTAAAAGAACGAGACCAAATTCTGCCCTCAG CTTCATTTACAGTCATGTGTTACAATGTGTTGTGTGATAAATACGCCACCCGGCAGCTCTATGGCTACTGCCCGTCCTGGGCACTCAACTGGGAGTACAGGAAAAAGGGAATCATGGAAGAAATCGTCAACTGTGATGCAGACATCATCAGTCTTCAG GAAGTGGAAACGGAGCAATACTTCACCCTTTTCCTGCCAGCCTTGAAAGAACGGGGATACGACGGATTCTTCTCTCCAAAGTCACGTGCCAAAATCATGTCggagcaggagaaaaagcaCGTGGATGGCTGCGCCATATTCTTCAAAACGGAAAA GTTCACTCTGGTGCAGAAGCACACGGTGGAGTTCAACCAGGTGGCCATGGCCAACTCGGAGGGCTCGGAAGCCATGTTGAACAGAGTGATGACCAAGGACAACATCGGAGTCGCCGTGGTGTTGGAGGTGCACAAGGAATTATTTGGAGCAA GTATGAAATCGCTTCACGTGGACAAGCAGCTGCTCATCGTGGCCAATGCCCACATGCACTGGGACCCCGAATACTCAGATGTGAAACTCATCCAGACCATGATGTTCGTCTCCGAGCTGAAAAACATCCTGGAGAAAGCCTCGAGCAGGCCCAGCAGCCCGACAGCAGATCCCAACTCGATCCCTCTGGTGCTGTGTGCGGATCTCAACTCGCTGCCTGATTCAG GTGTAGTGGAATACCTGAGCAACGGCATAGTAGCCGACAACCACAAGGACTTCAAGGAGCTGCGCTACAACGAGTGTCTGATGAACTTCAGCGGCAACGGCAAGAACGGAGCCTCGGAGGGCAGGATCACGCACGGCTTCCAGCTCAAGAGCGCCTACGAGAACAACCTGATGCCTTACACCAATTACACTTTTGACTTCAAA GGTGTGATTGACTACATTTTCTACTCCAACACTCACATGAAcgtgctgggagtgctgggcCCTTTGGACCCTCAGTGGCTGGTGGACAACAACATCACGGGCTGCCCGCACCCGCACATCCCCTCGGACCACTTCTCGCTGCTGacgcagctggagctgcagccgccgctgctgccgctggtGAACGGCGTGCACCTGCCCTCCCGCAG taggAAGCTGCACTTGTAA
- the CNOT6L gene encoding CCR4-NOT transcription complex subunit 6-like isoform X2: protein MPKEKYDPPDPRRIYTIMSAEEVANGKKSHWAELEISGRVRSLSTSLWSLTHLTALHLNDNNLTRIPPDIAKLHNLVYLDLSSNKLRSLPAELGNMVSLRELLLNNNLLRVLPYELGRLFQLQTLGLKGNPLSQDILSLYQDPDGTRKLLNYMLDNLAVHPEQLPPRPWITLKERDQILPSASFTVMCYNVLCDKYATRQLYGYCPSWALNWEYRKKGIMEEIVNCDADIISLQEVETEQYFTLFLPALKERGYDGFFSPKSRAKIMSEQEKKHVDGCAIFFKTEKFTLVQKHTVEFNQVAMANSEGSEAMLNRVMTKDNIGVAVVLEVHKELFGASMKSLHVDKQLLIVANAHMHWDPEYSDVKLIQTMMFVSELKNILEKASSRPSSPTADPNSIPLVLCADLNSLPDSGVVEYLSNGIVADNHKDFKELRYNECLMNFSGNGKNGASEGRITHGFQLKSAYENNLMPYTNYTFDFKGVIDYIFYSNTHMNVLGVLGPLDPQWLVDNNITGCPHPHIPSDHFSLLTQLELQPPLLPLVNGVHLPSRR from the exons atgccaaaggaaaaatatgatCCTCCAGATCCTCGCAGAATTTACACCATCATGTCGGCGGAAGAGGTGGCCAACGGGAAGAAGTCGCACTGGGCTGAATTAGAGATCTCGG GGAGAGTGCGGAGCTTGAGCACGTCGCTGTGGTCGCTGACGCACCTGACTGCTCTGCACCTCAATGACAACAACCTTACTCGCATTCCACCTGATATTGCCAAGCTTCACAATCTGGTTTACCTGGATCTCTCATCCAACAAACTCAGAAGTTTACCAGCAGAACTAGGAAACATGGTGTCTCTCAG ggaattgcttttaaataacaATCTGTTACGGGTTTTGCCTTATGAACTTGGACGGCTCTTCCAGCTGCAAACCCTGGGTTTGAAAG GCAATCCTTTATCCCAAGATATTCTCAGCCTCTACCAGGATCCAGACGGAACCCGAAAGCTACTGAACTACATGCTTGACAATCTAGCAG ttcatccagagcagctgcctccaAGGCCATGGATTACTTTAAAAGAACGAGACCAAATTCTGCCCTCAG CTTCATTTACAGTCATGTGTTACAATGTGTTGTGTGATAAATACGCCACCCGGCAGCTCTATGGCTACTGCCCGTCCTGGGCACTCAACTGGGAGTACAGGAAAAAGGGAATCATGGAAGAAATCGTCAACTGTGATGCAGACATCATCAGTCTTCAG GAAGTGGAAACGGAGCAATACTTCACCCTTTTCCTGCCAGCCTTGAAAGAACGGGGATACGACGGATTCTTCTCTCCAAAGTCACGTGCCAAAATCATGTCggagcaggagaaaaagcaCGTGGATGGCTGCGCCATATTCTTCAAAACGGAAAA GTTCACTCTGGTGCAGAAGCACACGGTGGAGTTCAACCAGGTGGCCATGGCCAACTCGGAGGGCTCGGAAGCCATGTTGAACAGAGTGATGACCAAGGACAACATCGGAGTCGCCGTGGTGTTGGAGGTGCACAAGGAATTATTTGGAGCAA GTATGAAATCGCTTCACGTGGACAAGCAGCTGCTCATCGTGGCCAATGCCCACATGCACTGGGACCCCGAATACTCAGATGTGAAACTCATCCAGACCATGATGTTCGTCTCCGAGCTGAAAAACATCCTGGAGAAAGCCTCGAGCAGGCCCAGCAGCCCGACAGCAGATCCCAACTCGATCCCTCTGGTGCTGTGTGCGGATCTCAACTCGCTGCCTGATTCAG GTGTAGTGGAATACCTGAGCAACGGCATAGTAGCCGACAACCACAAGGACTTCAAGGAGCTGCGCTACAACGAGTGTCTGATGAACTTCAGCGGCAACGGCAAGAACGGAGCCTCGGAGGGCAGGATCACGCACGGCTTCCAGCTCAAGAGCGCCTACGAGAACAACCTGATGCCTTACACCAATTACACTTTTGACTTCAAA GGTGTGATTGACTACATTTTCTACTCCAACACTCACATGAAcgtgctgggagtgctgggcCCTTTGGACCCTCAGTGGCTGGTGGACAACAACATCACGGGCTGCCCGCACCCGCACATCCCCTCGGACCACTTCTCGCTGCTGacgcagctggagctgcagccgccgctgctgccgctggtGAACGGCGTGCACCTGCCCTCCCGCAGGTAG